In the Streptomyces sp. cg36 genome, one interval contains:
- a CDS encoding glycine--tRNA ligase — translation MAADKIDTIVNLSKRRGFVYPCSEIYGGQRAAWDYGPLGVELKENLKRQWWRYMVTAREDVVGIDSSVILATEVWEASGHVATFTDPLTECTSCHKRFRADHLIEAYEEKHGKEPANGLADLNCPNCGNKGTFTEPKNFSGLLATHLGPTQDSGSVAYLRPETAQGIFTNFAQVQLTSRKKPPFGIAQMGKSFRNEITPGNFIFRTREFEQMEMEFFVKPGEDEKWQEYWMQERWNWYTGLGLREENMRWYEHPKEKLSHYSKRTADIEYRFQFGGSEWGELEGVANRTDYDLSAHAKASGSDLSYFDQEAGERWTPYVIEPAAGVGRSMLAFLLDAYSEDEAPNAKGVMEKRAVMRLDPRLAPVKVAVLPLSRNPQLSPKAKGLAADLRQNWNIEFDDAGAIGRRYRRQDEIGTPFCVTVDFDTLDDNAVTVRERDTMSQERVSLDQIQSYLGSRLLGC, via the coding sequence GTGGCCGCCGACAAGATCGACACCATCGTCAACCTGAGCAAGCGCCGTGGCTTCGTCTACCCCTGCAGCGAGATCTACGGTGGTCAGCGTGCCGCCTGGGACTACGGGCCGCTGGGTGTCGAGCTGAAGGAGAACCTCAAGCGCCAGTGGTGGCGTTACATGGTCACCGCGCGCGAGGACGTCGTCGGTATCGACTCGTCGGTGATCCTGGCCACCGAGGTCTGGGAGGCATCCGGCCACGTCGCCACCTTCACCGACCCGCTCACCGAGTGCACCTCCTGCCACAAGCGGTTCCGCGCGGACCACCTGATCGAGGCGTACGAGGAGAAGCACGGCAAGGAGCCGGCGAACGGTCTCGCCGACCTCAACTGCCCCAACTGCGGCAACAAGGGAACCTTCACCGAGCCCAAGAACTTCTCGGGCCTGCTCGCCACCCACCTCGGCCCGACCCAGGACAGCGGCTCCGTCGCCTACCTGCGCCCGGAGACCGCGCAGGGCATCTTCACCAACTTCGCCCAGGTCCAGCTGACCTCGCGCAAGAAGCCGCCGTTCGGCATCGCGCAGATGGGCAAGTCCTTCCGCAACGAGATCACGCCCGGCAACTTCATCTTCCGCACCCGCGAGTTCGAGCAGATGGAGATGGAGTTCTTCGTCAAGCCGGGCGAGGACGAGAAGTGGCAGGAGTACTGGATGCAGGAGCGCTGGAACTGGTACACCGGCCTCGGCCTGCGCGAGGAGAACATGCGCTGGTACGAGCACCCGAAGGAGAAGCTCTCCCACTACTCCAAGCGCACCGCCGACATCGAGTACCGCTTCCAGTTCGGCGGCAGCGAGTGGGGCGAGCTGGAGGGCGTCGCCAACCGCACCGACTACGACCTCTCGGCGCACGCCAAGGCTTCCGGCAGCGACCTGTCGTACTTCGACCAGGAGGCCGGTGAGCGCTGGACCCCGTACGTCATCGAGCCCGCCGCCGGTGTCGGCCGCTCCATGCTCGCCTTCCTCCTCGACGCCTACAGCGAGGACGAGGCGCCGAACGCCAAGGGCGTCATGGAGAAGCGCGCCGTGATGCGCCTCGACCCCCGCCTGGCGCCGGTCAAGGTCGCGGTCCTGCCGCTCTCGCGCAACCCGCAGCTCTCCCCGAAGGCCAAGGGCCTGGCGGCCGACCTGCGGCAGAACTGGAACATCGAGTTCGACGACGCGGGCGCCATCGGCCGCCGCTACCGTCGCCAGGACGAGATCGGCACGCCGTTCTGCGTCACCGTCGACTTCGACACCCTCGACGACAACGCGGTGACCGTGCGCGAGCGGGACACGATGTCCCAGGAGCGCGTCTCCCTGGACCAGATCCAGTCCTACCTGGGCAGCCGACTGCTGGGCTGCTGA
- a CDS encoding metal ABC transporter substrate-binding protein: MNVRRLIPAAVLSTAAVLGLSTLTACSGSSSAAAHKDGKLDVVASFYPMQYLAERIGGDHVAVRNLTKPGVEPHDLELSPRQTASLGEADLVVYLKGIQPAVDKAVAQSGAKHTVDAATLTALEDHGTEVGHDHEGEEHHGDSEAGADPHVWLDPVKYAEVAKGVGKALAKADPGHAADYEKNTATVVKNLGTLNEKFAAGLKTTATRTFITTHSAFGYLAERYGLVQEGIAGIDPEAEPSPARVRELQSIAKKDHVNTVFFETLASDKTARTLAGDTGLRTDVLDPLEGITDKSKGADYLQVMESNLTALQKALGAK; encoded by the coding sequence ATGAACGTACGACGCCTCATACCCGCCGCCGTCCTGTCCACCGCCGCCGTACTCGGCCTGAGCACCCTCACCGCCTGCTCGGGCTCCTCGTCCGCCGCGGCCCACAAGGACGGCAAGCTGGACGTGGTGGCGTCGTTCTACCCGATGCAGTACCTGGCCGAGCGGATCGGCGGCGACCACGTCGCGGTCCGCAACCTCACCAAGCCGGGCGTCGAGCCGCACGACCTGGAGCTCAGCCCCCGCCAGACCGCCTCCCTCGGCGAGGCCGACCTGGTCGTCTACCTCAAGGGCATCCAGCCCGCCGTGGACAAGGCCGTCGCCCAGTCCGGCGCCAAGCACACCGTCGACGCGGCCACCCTGACCGCCCTGGAGGACCACGGCACCGAGGTCGGCCACGACCACGAGGGCGAGGAGCACCACGGCGACAGCGAGGCAGGCGCCGACCCGCACGTGTGGCTGGACCCGGTCAAGTACGCCGAGGTCGCCAAGGGCGTCGGCAAGGCGCTCGCCAAGGCCGACCCCGGGCACGCGGCCGACTACGAGAAGAACACCGCGACCGTGGTCAAGAACCTCGGGACGCTGAACGAGAAGTTCGCGGCGGGTCTGAAGACCACCGCGACCAGGACCTTCATCACCACCCACTCCGCCTTCGGCTACCTCGCCGAGCGGTACGGCCTGGTCCAGGAGGGCATCGCGGGCATCGACCCCGAGGCCGAGCCGAGCCCGGCCCGGGTCCGCGAGCTCCAGTCCATCGCGAAGAAGGACCACGTCAACACGGTCTTCTTCGAGACCCTGGCCAGCGACAAGACCGCCCGGACCCTCGCCGGGGACACCGGTCTCAGGACCGACGTCCTGGACCCGCTGGAAGGCATCACCGACAAGTCCAAGGGCGCCGACTACCTCCAGGTGATGGAGTCCAACCTCACCGCGCTCCAGAAGGCGCTCGGTGCGAAGTGA
- a CDS encoding 2-oxoacid:ferredoxin oxidoreductase subunit beta: MADASDLLQLVPRAEARQSMKDFKSDQEVRWCPGCGDYAVLAAVQGFMPELGLAKENIVFVSGIGCSSRFPYYMNTYGMHSIHGRAPAIATGLATSRRDLSVWVVTGDGDALSIGGNHLIHALRRNVNLKILLFNNRIYGLTKGQYSPTSELGKITKSTPMGSLDAPFNPLSLALGAEATFIARTIDSDRKHLTDTLRAAAHHPGTALIEIYQNCNIYNDDAFATLKNHTEEAVIRLEHGHPILFGTDNNQGVTRNPHTGDLEIVTVTPDNQADILIHDAHAPTPTTAFALTRLADPNTLHHTPIGILRNTQRPVYDTLMANQLDTAIEQHGKGDLTTLLTGNDTWTVVG, from the coding sequence GTGGCTGATGCCTCGGACCTGCTCCAGCTGGTGCCCCGGGCCGAGGCACGGCAGTCGATGAAGGACTTCAAGTCCGACCAGGAAGTCCGCTGGTGCCCCGGCTGCGGCGACTACGCCGTCCTCGCCGCCGTCCAGGGCTTCATGCCCGAACTCGGCCTCGCCAAAGAGAACATCGTGTTCGTCTCCGGGATCGGCTGCTCCAGCCGCTTCCCCTACTACATGAACACCTACGGCATGCACTCCATCCACGGACGCGCCCCCGCCATCGCCACCGGCCTCGCCACCAGCCGCCGCGACCTCTCCGTCTGGGTCGTCACCGGCGACGGCGACGCCCTCTCCATCGGCGGCAACCACCTCATCCACGCCCTCCGCCGCAACGTCAACCTCAAAATCCTCCTCTTCAACAACCGCATCTACGGCCTCACCAAAGGCCAGTACTCCCCCACCAGCGAACTCGGCAAAATCACCAAATCCACCCCCATGGGCTCCCTCGACGCCCCCTTCAACCCCCTCTCCCTCGCCCTCGGAGCCGAAGCCACCTTCATCGCCCGCACCATCGACTCCGACCGCAAACACCTCACCGACACCCTCCGCGCCGCAGCCCACCACCCCGGCACCGCCCTCATCGAGATCTACCAGAACTGCAACATCTACAACGACGACGCCTTCGCCACCCTCAAAAACCACACCGAAGAAGCCGTCATCCGCCTCGAACACGGCCACCCCATCCTCTTCGGCACCGACAACAACCAAGGCGTCACCCGCAACCCCCACACCGGCGACCTCGAAATCGTCACAGTGACCCCCGACAACCAGGCCGACATCCTCATCCACGACGCCCACGCCCCCACCCCCACCACCGCCTTCGCCCTCACCCGCCTCGCCGACCCCAACACCCTCCACCACACCCCCATCGGCATCCTCCGCAACACCCAACGCCCCGTCTACGACACCCTCATGGCCAACCAACTCGACACCGCCATCGAACAACACGGCAAAGGCGACCTGACCACACTCCTCACCGGCAACGACACCTGGACCGTGGTCGGATAG
- a CDS encoding LPXTG cell wall anchor domain-containing protein, with the protein MTLVAPQIRIRRPRLATLLAGAGIALVPWMAVLTRTLPQTAEVSNWATAWVGLDAALAVGLVGTGTLLRRRDPRVSPLAAATGALLLMDAWFDVTTSAPGPELTTALVLAVCAELPLAVGCAVVAVRRAA; encoded by the coding sequence ATGACTCTCGTCGCCCCGCAGATCCGGATCCGCAGGCCGCGGCTGGCGACCCTGCTGGCGGGCGCCGGGATCGCGCTGGTGCCGTGGATGGCCGTGCTGACGAGGACCCTGCCGCAGACGGCGGAGGTCTCGAACTGGGCCACGGCGTGGGTGGGTCTGGACGCGGCGCTGGCCGTGGGGCTGGTGGGGACCGGGACGCTGCTGCGGCGCCGGGACCCGCGGGTGTCGCCGCTCGCCGCGGCGACGGGGGCGCTGCTCCTGATGGACGCGTGGTTCGACGTCACGACGTCGGCGCCGGGTCCCGAGCTGACGACGGCCCTCGTGCTGGCCGTGTGCGCGGAGCTGCCGCTGGCGGTGGGGTGCGCGGTGGTGGCGGTGCGGCGGGCCGCCTGA
- a CDS encoding 2-oxoacid:acceptor oxidoreductase subunit alpha: MLKEVKRLDRVIIRFAGDSGDGMQLTGDRFTSETASFGNDLSTLPNFPAEIRAPAGTLPGVSSFQLHFADHDILTPGDAPDVLVAMNPAALKANLADVPRGADIIVNTDEFTKRPMAKVGYATSPLEDGTLDAYRVHPVPLTTLTVEALKPFELTRKEAERSKNMFALGLLSWMYHRPTEATEAFLRRKFAAKPQIAEANVTAFRAGWNFGETTEDFAVSYEVAPATHAFAPGTYRNISGNLALAYGLITAARQADLPLYLGSYPITPASDILHELSRHKNFGVRTFQAEDEIAGIGAALGAAFGGALGVTTTSGPGVALKSETIGLAVSLELPLLIVDIQRGGPSTGLPTKTEQADLLQAMYGRNGEAPVPVVAARTAADCFDAAIEAARIALAYRTPVFLLSDGYLANGSEPWRIPDADELPDLRVQFATGPNHTLPDGSEVFWPYQRDPRTLARPWAVPGTPGLEHRIGGIEKQDGSGNISYDPANHEHMVRTRQAKIDGITIDDLTVDDPDHADTLVIGWGSTYGPITAAVRRLRRDSIPIAQAHLRHLNPFPANLGTILARYRKVIVPEMNLGQLATLIRAKYLIDTHSHTQVNGMPFKAEQLATAVKEVIHD, translated from the coding sequence ATGCTGAAGGAAGTCAAGCGTCTGGATCGGGTGATCATCCGTTTCGCGGGTGATTCGGGGGACGGGATGCAGTTGACGGGGGACCGGTTCACCTCGGAGACCGCGTCGTTCGGGAACGACCTGTCGACCCTGCCGAACTTCCCCGCCGAGATCCGGGCCCCGGCCGGGACCCTGCCCGGTGTCTCCAGCTTCCAGCTCCACTTCGCCGACCACGACATCCTCACCCCGGGCGACGCCCCCGATGTCCTGGTCGCGATGAACCCCGCCGCTTTGAAGGCCAATCTGGCGGACGTGCCGCGCGGCGCGGACATCATCGTGAACACCGACGAGTTCACCAAACGTCCCATGGCCAAGGTCGGCTATGCCACGAGCCCGCTGGAGGACGGCACCCTGGACGCCTACCGCGTCCACCCCGTGCCCCTGACCACGCTGACGGTGGAGGCGCTCAAGCCGTTCGAGCTGACCCGCAAGGAAGCCGAACGCTCCAAGAACATGTTCGCGCTGGGCCTGCTGTCGTGGATGTATCACCGTCCCACCGAGGCGACCGAGGCGTTCCTGCGCCGCAAGTTCGCCGCGAAGCCGCAGATCGCCGAGGCGAACGTGACGGCGTTCCGGGCGGGCTGGAACTTCGGGGAGACCACCGAGGACTTCGCCGTCTCCTACGAGGTCGCGCCCGCCACCCACGCGTTCGCGCCCGGCACCTACCGCAACATCTCCGGGAACCTCGCCCTGGCCTACGGCCTGATCACCGCCGCCCGCCAGGCCGACCTCCCCCTCTACCTCGGCTCCTACCCCATCACTCCCGCCTCCGACATCCTCCACGAACTCTCCCGGCACAAGAACTTCGGCGTGCGCACCTTCCAGGCCGAGGACGAGATCGCCGGCATCGGCGCGGCCCTGGGGGCCGCCTTCGGCGGGGCGCTGGGGGTGACCACCACCTCCGGGCCCGGCGTCGCCCTCAAGTCGGAGACGATCGGCCTTGCCGTGTCCCTGGAACTGCCGCTGCTGATCGTGGACATCCAGCGCGGCGGCCCCTCCACCGGCCTGCCCACCAAAACCGAGCAGGCCGACCTCCTGCAGGCCATGTACGGCCGCAACGGCGAGGCGCCCGTGCCCGTCGTCGCCGCCCGGACCGCCGCCGACTGCTTCGACGCGGCGATCGAGGCCGCCCGCATCGCCCTGGCCTACCGCACACCCGTCTTCCTGCTCTCCGACGGCTACCTCGCCAACGGCTCCGAGCCCTGGCGCATCCCCGACGCCGACGAACTCCCCGACCTGCGCGTCCAGTTCGCCACCGGCCCCAACCACACCCTGCCCGACGGCAGCGAGGTCTTCTGGCCCTACCAGCGCGACCCCCGCACCCTGGCCCGCCCCTGGGCCGTGCCCGGCACCCCCGGCCTGGAACACCGCATCGGCGGGATCGAGAAACAGGACGGCAGCGGCAACATCTCCTACGACCCCGCCAACCACGAACACATGGTCCGCACCCGCCAGGCCAAAATCGACGGCATCACCATCGACGACCTCACCGTCGACGACCCCGACCACGCGGACACCCTCGTCATCGGCTGGGGCTCCACCTACGGCCCCATCACCGCCGCCGTCCGCCGCCTGCGCCGCGACAGCATCCCCATCGCCCAGGCCCACCTACGCCACCTCAACCCCTTCCCCGCCAACCTCGGCACCATCCTCGCCCGCTACCGCAAAGTGATCGTGCCGGAGATGAACCTCGGCCAGCTCGCCACCCTCATCCGCGCGAAATACCTCATCGACACGCACTCCCACACCCAGGTCAACGGCATGCCGTTCAAAGCCGAACAGCTCGCCACCGCCGTGAAAGAGGTCATCCATGACTGA
- a CDS encoding histidine kinase produces the protein MATPGPLRRAYDWTAAHAPWSAWAWRNTAFSVAGVPLALPAAGAITYMVIAPGHTPSALLFVLVLSPLLTVLQRSRFWSLLGLDVPRVARRNRRLSRRGLVERLRSESTWRQYGYHLLVAPLAAAAGVLVVCAWAAGIGGALVFSWVWALPLGAPLPGWTDSYVLFTVGGVLLLLTTPWFAAAAARLDAHAAAVLLGPNRAKELERRVETLAESRAGVLDAADAERRRIERDLHDGAQQRLVSLAMNLGLARATLTDLPPEARAVIDEAHREAKEAIEELNNLVRGLHPAVLEDRGLDAALSGIAARAPLPVELTVDIDRRPSPTVEAVAYFVVSEALANVAKHAAATRCSVRVRRHEDLLRVTVSDNGCGGADAAGGTGLRGLVKRVGSVDGTIRINSPLGGPTVITVELPCGL, from the coding sequence ATGGCAACTCCCGGCCCGCTGCGGCGTGCGTACGACTGGACCGCCGCACACGCCCCCTGGTCGGCGTGGGCCTGGCGGAACACCGCGTTCTCGGTGGCCGGCGTCCCCTTGGCGCTGCCCGCCGCCGGCGCGATCACGTACATGGTGATCGCGCCCGGCCACACCCCCAGCGCCCTGCTCTTCGTCCTCGTGCTCAGCCCGCTGCTCACCGTCCTGCAGCGCAGCCGCTTCTGGTCGCTGCTCGGTCTTGACGTGCCGCGCGTCGCCCGGCGCAACCGACGGCTCAGCCGGCGCGGACTCGTCGAGCGGCTGCGCTCGGAGTCCACCTGGCGCCAGTACGGCTACCACCTGCTCGTCGCCCCGCTCGCCGCCGCCGCCGGAGTGCTGGTGGTGTGCGCCTGGGCGGCGGGCATCGGCGGCGCCCTCGTCTTCTCCTGGGTGTGGGCGCTGCCGCTGGGCGCCCCGCTCCCGGGCTGGACCGACTCGTACGTGCTGTTCACCGTCGGCGGGGTGCTCCTGCTGCTCACCACCCCGTGGTTCGCCGCCGCCGCCGCCCGCCTCGACGCCCATGCCGCCGCCGTCCTCCTCGGCCCCAACCGGGCCAAGGAGCTGGAGCGGCGCGTGGAGACGCTCGCCGAGAGCCGGGCCGGGGTGCTGGACGCCGCCGACGCCGAACGCCGCCGCATCGAGCGCGACCTGCACGACGGCGCCCAGCAGCGCCTGGTCTCCCTCGCCATGAACCTCGGCCTCGCCCGCGCCACCCTCACCGACCTGCCGCCCGAGGCCAGGGCCGTCATCGACGAGGCGCACCGCGAGGCCAAGGAAGCCATCGAGGAGCTCAACAACCTGGTGCGCGGCCTGCACCCGGCCGTCCTGGAGGACCGCGGCCTGGACGCGGCGCTCTCCGGCATCGCCGCCCGCGCCCCGCTGCCCGTCGAACTCACCGTCGACATCGACCGCCGCCCGTCGCCCACCGTCGAGGCCGTCGCCTACTTCGTCGTCTCCGAGGCGCTGGCCAACGTCGCCAAGCACGCCGCGGCCACCCGCTGTTCCGTCCGGGTCCGGCGCCACGAGGACCTGCTGCGCGTCACCGTCAGCGACAACGGGTGCGGCGGCGCGGACGCGGCGGGCGGCACCGGACTGCGCGGCCTCGTCAAACGCGTAGGGTCCGTGGACGGAACCATCCGGATCAACAGCCCCCTCGGGGGCCCGACTGTCATCACTGTGGAGTTGCCGTGCGGGCTGTGA
- a CDS encoding ScbR family autoregulator-binding transcription factor yields MSKQQRAERTRQTLIVAAAEVFDADGFAPSALTTISTRAGVSNGALHFHFVSKNALAEAVGEHAMASLRQIAAPREAGHGRALQVLVDTSHTLAFRLNDDVILRAGFGLSGDATWKGTMDLRQYWADWVGEVLAGAAAEGALAEGVAVEDAKAVIAATTVGFEAMGRSHPRWSSRQMFGKFWRLLLPRLARADVLGALKPEGSPGLAAAMP; encoded by the coding sequence ATGAGCAAGCAGCAGCGAGCGGAGCGGACGCGCCAGACCCTGATCGTCGCGGCGGCCGAGGTGTTCGACGCGGACGGCTTCGCGCCCTCCGCCCTCACCACGATCAGCACCCGGGCAGGCGTCAGCAACGGCGCCCTCCACTTCCACTTCGTGAGCAAGAACGCCCTGGCCGAGGCCGTCGGAGAGCACGCCATGGCGTCGCTCCGGCAGATCGCCGCACCGCGCGAGGCCGGGCACGGACGGGCCCTCCAGGTGCTCGTCGACACCTCCCACACCCTGGCCTTCCGCCTCAACGACGACGTCATCCTGCGGGCCGGATTCGGGCTGAGCGGCGACGCCACCTGGAAGGGCACCATGGACCTGCGCCAGTACTGGGCCGACTGGGTCGGCGAGGTGCTGGCCGGCGCGGCGGCCGAGGGCGCGCTCGCCGAGGGCGTCGCCGTCGAGGACGCCAAGGCGGTCATCGCGGCGACGACCGTCGGCTTCGAGGCCATGGGCCGCAGCCACCCGCGCTGGTCCTCGCGGCAGATGTTCGGCAAGTTCTGGCGGCTGCTGCTGCCCCGGCTCGCCCGCGCGGACGTCCTGGGCGCCCTCAAGCCGGAGGGCAGCCCGGGGCTGGCCGCCGCCATGCCGTAG
- a CDS encoding metal ABC transporter permease, translated as MEILQTAFMQRALIAAVLVGITAPAVGIYLVQRRQALMGDGIGHVAMTGVGLGFLLNSSPVWMATLVSVVGAVTMELIRAYGKTRGDIALAMLFYGGMAGGVLLVNLSDTGSNANLSSYLFGSLSTVSDSDVTSICLLAGFVVLVTVGLRRQLFAVSQDEEFARVTGLPVRALNLLIAVTAAITVTVAMRAVGLLLVSALMVVPVAAAQQISRSFAVTFVLAVAIGTTVTLAGTVTSYYQDVPPGATIVLLAIGAFIALTALAAPLARRRARLAETAAQQCTLEVPGARTTADEATV; from the coding sequence ATGGAAATCCTCCAGACCGCCTTCATGCAGCGGGCACTCATCGCGGCCGTCCTCGTCGGCATCACCGCGCCCGCCGTCGGCATCTACCTGGTCCAGCGCCGCCAGGCGCTGATGGGCGACGGCATCGGCCATGTCGCGATGACCGGCGTGGGCCTCGGCTTCCTGCTCAACAGCAGCCCGGTGTGGATGGCCACGCTCGTCTCGGTGGTCGGCGCCGTGACGATGGAGCTGATCCGGGCGTACGGCAAGACGCGCGGCGACATCGCGCTCGCCATGCTCTTCTACGGCGGCATGGCGGGCGGCGTGCTGCTGGTGAACCTCTCGGACACCGGCTCCAACGCCAACCTCTCCTCGTACCTGTTCGGCTCGCTCTCCACCGTCTCCGACTCGGACGTCACCTCGATCTGCCTGCTCGCGGGCTTCGTGGTGCTCGTCACCGTGGGGCTGCGGCGGCAGCTGTTCGCGGTGAGCCAGGACGAGGAGTTCGCCCGGGTCACCGGGCTGCCGGTGCGCGCCCTGAACCTGCTGATCGCGGTGACCGCCGCGATCACCGTCACGGTCGCCATGCGGGCCGTCGGACTGCTGCTGGTCAGCGCGCTGATGGTGGTTCCGGTGGCGGCGGCGCAGCAGATCTCGCGCTCCTTCGCGGTGACGTTCGTCCTCGCGGTGGCCATCGGCACCACCGTCACCCTGGCGGGCACGGTCACGTCGTACTACCAGGACGTGCCGCCGGGCGCCACGATCGTGCTGCTCGCCATCGGCGCGTTCATCGCCCTGACCGCGCTCGCCGCACCTTTGGCGCGAAGGCGAGCACGGCTGGCCGAAACCGCCGCGCAGCAGTGCACCCTGGAGGTACCCGGGGCGCGGACCACCGCCGACGAGGCCACGGTCTGA
- a CDS encoding metal ABC transporter ATP-binding protein, whose product MEPVISLTGATATLGSRPVLRGVDLTVRRGEVVALLGANGSGKSTAVRSVIGQVPLTGGRVELFGTELKRFREWARVGYVPQRTTAAGGVPATIREVVASGRLSRSRLGLLSKADRAAVRRAIELVGLADRARDSVNALSGGQHQRVLIARALASEPELLIMDEPMAGVDLASQEILAETLREQVAGGATVLLVLHELGPLEPLIDRAVVLRDGCVTHDGPPPKATGQHALPGHDHVHPHSAAEPIRTGLLT is encoded by the coding sequence ATGGAACCCGTCATATCCCTGACCGGGGCCACGGCCACCCTCGGCTCGCGTCCCGTCCTGCGCGGCGTCGACCTGACCGTGCGGCGCGGCGAGGTCGTCGCCCTGCTCGGCGCCAACGGCTCCGGCAAGTCCACCGCCGTCCGCTCGGTCATCGGCCAGGTGCCGCTGACCGGGGGCCGCGTCGAGCTGTTCGGTACGGAGCTGAAGCGCTTCCGGGAGTGGGCGCGCGTCGGCTACGTGCCGCAGCGGACCACCGCGGCCGGTGGCGTGCCCGCCACCATCCGCGAGGTCGTCGCCTCCGGCCGGCTCTCCCGCAGCAGGCTGGGGCTCCTCTCCAAGGCGGACCGCGCGGCCGTGCGCCGGGCCATCGAGCTCGTCGGCCTAGCCGACCGCGCCAGGGATTCGGTCAACGCGCTCTCCGGCGGCCAGCACCAGCGGGTCCTGATCGCCCGCGCGCTCGCCTCCGAGCCCGAGCTGCTGATCATGGACGAGCCGATGGCGGGCGTCGACCTGGCCAGCCAGGAGATCCTCGCCGAGACCCTGCGCGAGCAGGTGGCGGGCGGTGCGACCGTCCTGCTCGTCCTGCACGAGCTCGGCCCGCTGGAGCCCCTGATCGACCGCGCGGTGGTGCTGCGCGACGGCTGCGTCACCCACGACGGCCCGCCGCCCAAGGCCACCGGCCAGCACGCCCTGCCCGGCCACGACCACGTCCACCCCCACTCGGCCGCCGAGCCGATCCGCACAGGACTGCTGACCTGA
- a CDS encoding Fur family transcriptional regulator codes for MATAGPPVRGRSTKQRAAVAAALDQVDEFRSAQELHDMLKHRGDSVGLTTVYRTLQSLADAGEVDVLRTSDGEAVYRRCSSGDHHHHLVCRMCGKAVEVEGPAVEKWAESIAEQHGFVNVAHTVEIFGTCAECAATGTEK; via the coding sequence GTGGCGACGGCTGGACCACCCGTACGCGGCCGGTCGACCAAGCAGCGGGCCGCCGTGGCGGCGGCCCTCGACCAGGTGGACGAGTTCCGCAGCGCGCAGGAGCTGCACGACATGCTCAAGCACCGCGGCGACTCGGTGGGGCTCACCACCGTCTACCGCACCCTGCAGTCGCTCGCCGACGCCGGTGAGGTCGACGTGCTGCGCACCAGCGACGGCGAGGCGGTCTACCGCCGCTGCTCCTCGGGCGACCACCACCACCATCTGGTCTGCCGGATGTGCGGCAAGGCCGTGGAGGTCGAGGGCCCCGCGGTGGAGAAGTGGGCGGAGTCGATCGCGGAGCAGCACGGCTTCGTGAACGTGGCGCACACCGTCGAGATCTTCGGCACCTGCGCGGAGTGCGCGGCCACGGGCACGGAGAAGTAG